The following are encoded in a window of Fischerella sp. PCC 9605 genomic DNA:
- a CDS encoding phosphoribosyltransferase — protein MLYKDRIAAGQFLAKELAAYANRPDVLVLALPRGGVPVAFEVAKALNAPLDVFVVRKLGVPDQPELAMGAIATGGVRVLNQDIVRSLRLSETVISQEEAKQRQELERRERLYRDNRPFPVLRDRTVIVVDDGLATGATMRAAVMALLTQQPARLVVAVPVAAPETCKELEYEVDEIVCTVTPNPFYSVGVWYENFPQTTDEEVRELLAKAAQKNHESAMPA, from the coding sequence ATGCTATATAAAGATCGAATAGCGGCAGGACAATTTTTAGCTAAGGAGTTAGCAGCTTATGCTAACCGCCCAGATGTGCTGGTGTTAGCGCTGCCAAGGGGAGGTGTACCCGTTGCCTTTGAAGTTGCCAAAGCCCTAAATGCTCCCTTAGACGTGTTTGTGGTACGTAAATTAGGTGTACCCGATCAACCAGAGTTAGCAATGGGAGCGATCGCCACTGGTGGTGTGCGAGTACTCAATCAGGATATTGTGCGATCGCTGCGTCTTTCTGAAACAGTCATTAGCCAAGAAGAGGCAAAACAACGACAGGAACTAGAGCGACGAGAACGCCTCTATCGGGATAATCGCCCCTTCCCTGTTCTACGCGATCGCACCGTAATTGTAGTAGATGACGGTTTAGCGACAGGTGCAACTATGCGGGCGGCGGTAATGGCATTGCTGACACAACAACCTGCTCGGCTCGTAGTTGCCGTGCCGGTTGCTGCACCCGAAACTTGCAAAGAATTGGAATACGAAGTTGATGAAATTGTCTGTACCGTCACACCCAACCCTTTTTACAGTGTTGGTGTCTGGTACGAAAACTTTCCCCAAACCACGGATGAAGAAGTCCGAGAACTACTAGCAAAAGCGGCACAGAAGAATCATGAATCCGCAATGCCTGCTTAA